One Natronomonas gomsonensis genomic window, TTTTATACAGATTCGGTTCGACTCGGTGAACAATGACGGATGTCGACAACGGGAAAGCGGCGACGGGAGATGCAGTTCTCGACCGAATGCTGCGGGGCGGAATCCCCCGAAATAGAACCGTTCTCGTCCGCGGCGGCCCCGGCACGGGAAAGACGACATTCGGAATGCAGTTTCTGCAGGAGGGACTGGAAAACGACGAGCGGTGTCTGTTCGTCAGCACCGAACAGACGCAGTCGGAGCTTCGTGACTCCTTTAGCGAGTTCGAGTTCGACCTCGACCACGAAGAGCTCGCGGTGACGACCCTCCATGCGGTGCCGGATGACGGCGACGAGGGGCGACGCCTCAAACTCCGGACGCTGGAGGGCAACAGCGCCATCGACGAGCGGGATATCCCGCTCACCGAAAAGAACGTGGCGCGACACTTTCAGGCGGCGGCCGGGTGTGACCGCCTCGTCTTCGACAGCGTCTCGGCGCTTCAGGTCCTCGGTGAAAACCAAGAACTGTTCCGCCGTGAACTGCTGGAACTTATCCAACTGTTCACGAAGGACCTCGGCGCGACCGCGCTTTTCACCGCCGAGGACATCGACGACAGCGTTCTCGATTTTACGACCCACGGCGTCATCGAACTCCGCCGGGAGCGCGTCAACGGCGACCCCCACAGGTTCCTCGAGATAACGAAGATGCGGGGCGTCGACCACGACACCCGCACCGTCGAGGCGGAAATCGAAAGTGGCGGCGTTCGGTGTGCCCCCTCGCGGCGGTCCCAACCGCCCGAACTGAAAACTCACAAACACACCTCCATCGGCATCGACGGCCTCGACAGCCTCTGTGGAGGCGGACTAGCCACCGGCACCGGCGTCCTCTTCGAACACGACGGTCACGCCAACATGACCGCGCTGTTCGGCGCGATGATGCACGCCGCCCTCGATAAGGGGTACAGTATCGTCCTCGTCCCGACGATTCGGATGCGCCCGGACAGCGTCAGAACGATTCTGGATGGCCACGATGAGAGCCTCGACCACCTCCTCGACGAGGACCGACTGTTCGTCATCGACATGATTGGCGCGTGGGACGAAACCGAGGACAACGTCTTCGGCGCCCGCGAATCGGCAACTGGCGTTCGGTCAGTTCTCGACGCGATAGCCGGACGGGCCGGCGACACCCCACGACTCTCGCTAATCAACGCCGACGGGATGGTCAACACCCTCGGCACCGAAGACGCCCGTGCCGTCCGATACGCACAGGAGGCCCACTGGCTCCGTTCGGACGACCTGCTCGTCCACGTCCACAACCCGAACGTCACCGGCGACCGTATCACGGGGTTCTACACGAACGCCGCCGAGCAAGTGCTGCGAACCTGGATTACAGACAACGGGCTGCAG contains:
- a CDS encoding ATPase domain-containing protein; translated protein: MTDVDNGKAATGDAVLDRMLRGGIPRNRTVLVRGGPGTGKTTFGMQFLQEGLENDERCLFVSTEQTQSELRDSFSEFEFDLDHEELAVTTLHAVPDDGDEGRRLKLRTLEGNSAIDERDIPLTEKNVARHFQAAAGCDRLVFDSVSALQVLGENQELFRRELLELIQLFTKDLGATALFTAEDIDDSVLDFTTHGVIELRRERVNGDPHRFLEITKMRGVDHDTRTVEAEIESGGVRCAPSRRSQPPELKTHKHTSIGIDGLDSLCGGGLATGTGVLFEHDGHANMTALFGAMMHAALDKGYSIVLVPTIRMRPDSVRTILDGHDESLDHLLDEDRLFVIDMIGAWDETEDNVFGARESATGVRSVLDAIAGRAGDTPRLSLINADGMVNTLGTEDARAVRYAQEAHWLRSDDLLVHVHNPNVTGDRITGFYTNAAEQVLRTWITDNGLQYVSLKKSPCGFVGTTSLVEYTTEHPFLRVQDPPEDRENPYAE